The Amycolatopsis sp. DG1A-15b genome contains the following window.
TGGGTGGCCTCGGCGGCTGCCCGTTCGCCCCGGGCGCCTCGGGGAACGTCGCCACCGACGACCTGGTCGATTTCTTCCACGGCGAAGGCATCGCGACGGGAATCGACGTCGAGAAGCTGGCCGAGCTGCGGGACCAGGTGGGACTGGCGGTCGGCCACCGGCTCGGCTCGGCCCTGGCGGCGATCCCCGCGACTCCGGCCGCCCTCCGCTGACCGAGCGGGATCGATCGTCCTCGGTAGTGGATTGCTACGGTGAAACGGTGACGGCGACCCGGCTGGGCAAGGTGCAGCAGGTCGTCCTGCTGTGCGCCCTCGCCGTGTGCGTCCTCGCGATGCACCACGTCAGCCTGTCCCACGGCATGAGCGACGCCCCGTCGACCGCCACCGCGCACGTCGCATCCGGCTTCGGGCCGGGGATGGCCGACTGCGCACCGGAATCCGGGGACCAGGATCCCTGCATGCCGGACGGCCTGCACGACCTGCTCCACCTGTGCATGGCCGTGCTGTACGCGGCCGGGGCCCTCCTGCTCGCC
Protein-coding sequences here:
- a CDS encoding DUF6153 family protein — encoded protein: MTATRLGKVQQVVLLCALAVCVLAMHHVSLSHGMSDAPSTATAHVASGFGPGMADCAPESGDQDPCMPDGLHDLLHLCMAVLYAAGALLLALLAFLGISWLDTTFSRFPGLRGVARRGRPPDRGGREILTSLCVLRT